A part of Candidatus Neptunochlamydia vexilliferae genomic DNA contains:
- a CDS encoding D-alanine--D-alanine ligase family protein, translating into MQTKIRIGILFGGQSPEHEVSILSAESVMDHLDPEKYEVLPIKIDKKGRWEKEIFSPCALRAAFDVVFPVLHGPYGEDGTVQGLLELANIPYVGPDQLSSVLCMDKGVTKELLSAAGLPTPQYQIFRVGDPIDMLPFPLFVKPAQMGSSVGVSKVSDREALASAIEEAFKYSETILIEEGIEGKEIECSVMGNTDPIASLPGEVIPTHEFYSYEAKYLDENGAHFVLPAELSSEKREEVQRLAIAAFKALRCEGMARVDFFLKKDGTLLINELNTIPGFTTISLYPKLWEVSGLPYPELLDRLIELAFERHHRKKLTPIGV; encoded by the coding sequence ATGCAAACAAAGATCCGTATAGGGATCCTTTTTGGAGGGCAGTCTCCCGAGCATGAGGTGTCGATCCTGTCTGCGGAGTCGGTCATGGACCACCTCGATCCGGAGAAATATGAGGTTCTCCCCATTAAAATCGACAAAAAGGGGCGATGGGAAAAAGAGATTTTTTCGCCATGTGCCCTAAGAGCTGCTTTCGATGTGGTTTTTCCCGTGCTGCATGGACCTTATGGCGAAGATGGGACGGTGCAAGGGCTTTTAGAACTGGCAAATATCCCTTATGTAGGGCCCGATCAACTCAGCTCAGTGCTCTGTATGGATAAAGGGGTGACCAAGGAGCTTCTATCTGCTGCAGGTCTTCCCACTCCTCAGTACCAAATTTTTCGCGTGGGCGATCCGATCGATATGCTTCCCTTTCCCCTTTTTGTGAAGCCGGCTCAGATGGGCTCTTCGGTTGGTGTCAGCAAGGTGAGTGATCGAGAGGCCCTAGCCTCTGCTATCGAAGAGGCTTTTAAATACTCAGAAACAATCCTGATCGAAGAGGGGATTGAAGGAAAAGAGATCGAGTGTTCGGTCATGGGCAATACCGATCCCATTGCCTCCTTGCCAGGGGAGGTGATTCCCACCCACGAGTTTTACTCCTATGAGGCAAAATATCTCGATGAGAATGGGGCCCATTTTGTCCTTCCGGCTGAGCTTTCTTCCGAAAAAAGAGAGGAAGTGCAGCGCCTTGCAATTGCAGCCTTTAAAGCGCTCCGCTGTGAGGGGATGGCGCGGGTCGATTTTTTCCTTAAAAAAGATGGGACACTTCTCATCAATGAGCTTAACACGATCCCTGGGTTTACCACGATTAGCCTCTATCCAAAGCTTTGGGAGGTGAGTGGTTTGCCTTACCCGGAGCTTCTTGATCGTCTCATCGAGCTAGCCTTTGAGCGCCACCACCGAAAAAAGCTTACTCCTATTGGGGTT